TATAAGCTAAATATGAaaggattttgcagatgtaattatgGGCTCAATTATCCAAATTAATCACTTTGATTTTGAGTTCAAAGTTGATCCTGCGGCTGGCTTAATCAGGTGAGACCTTTTAAAAGAAGGTTGCTTGCACTTAGAGACTTGAAGCACCAAAGACTCTTTCTTTCTGTTGCTGGCCTTGAAGATGCAAATCACATGAGTTCTACAGCTGTAAGCGATGCATTATGTCAGCAATATCCCAGACTCCAGAAGGGAATGCAGcctggctgacaccttgactgTAGCCCTGTGACCCAGAGGACCCAGCTGAGCAGTGCCcaaacccacagaaactgtgggaTAATAAGTGGATActgttttaagctactaaatttGTGGTCATTTGGGACTTAGCGATAGAAAACTAGGCCACCCTCAGATATCCACGTGGCTTCTTTTTTGCCTCCTTCAAATGTCAAGATATCACTTCACAAACAGGCCTAGGCTGAAGACTTCAGGAAAACTGTGATGTGCCCCCCGCTTTCCTCCACAGCACTTACCACCCCTAACCTACTGAAATATGCTTATTGCCTCTCCTCTTCGACTAGGGTATAAGCCCCTGAGGGctgggatttttgtctgtttgggTCACTGGTATTTCCAAGCATCTGTCCTGGGACCTGGTGCATCTTCAGTTGACAGTTGTTGAACAGATAAAGGAACGCCGGCCCTGTGAGGGCCATGAGGCCAAAGTAATCTCTGTGCATTTGTTAATTTGGGTGAGGTCAAAAATATCCCCACAGGGCAGGCAAGAGGACTTTCTGGGGCTGCCTCCAGGGTCAAGCCCTTGGCCTTCTAGACCAGCCATGCCAATGAACTGATTTGGGTGAGAGACAAGACCAGCTGCTGACTGATATTCCAGGTCAGCTTGACCTGCTCAGCTTGGGAGCCTCAGCACCCTCCTCTAAGAGGGTCAGCAAGAGTGCAGAGGAGGCTGCCTCTCTTCCGCGAGTGACAATGATCTCATCTTTCCCTCTTGCACACTGAAGTCCCCAGAGAGCAGAGTGAAATGAAGTCTAACATACAAGATGCTTattacccctggagaaggaaatggcaacctgctacagtattcttgcctggaaaattccacagacagaggagcctggtgggctacagtccatggggtctcaaaaagtcggacatgactgagcaactaacacatacacgcTTATTGCCAAGGGTCCCTGGGACCCATACCTGCGAGAGGGACGGGCTGGAAACAGAGCTAGACAGAGAGAGAATTCCATGCAGGCCTCAGTTGACCCCACAAGGATGTCCTAAGCTGAAATAGTCCTTCAGAGTTGTCCAGCATTGGGCCAAAATGGACCAGTCATTGAATACGGGCCACCAGAGAATGGTGTGACCATGACCTTAGATGAGGCAGCTATCTGTAGCTGAGGCAGGCCTTGGATGGGCTATCAGCCAAAGGCTATCTGCTGACCACTCTCCCAGAAGCTGGGTGGCAAGTCCCTTCTTGAAGGCGGATCCATGCTGAGCACCTCCTTGTTCATGGCAGCAATGACCAACACTCCTCAGAGGTagtctctctttcttttattttaattattttcattttaagatactgtatattaaaaatgcaaaacaatcaAACAAAAGACATGAAATTACAAAAGAAACCAGCTATATTTATGATCAggtatcaaaatattaaaacgTTTGAGATACAGTCACAAATGTGCTGCTTTATTTAGATAACAAGATTTAGTGGCAGGTCCGTCCAATAATCCATAATTTCACAGTGATAATGAGCCTGATGTTTAGAGACATTTGCAATAGCTGTTGTAATGGGATAGGAGGATATCAGCCATTTCAATTTGTGACGAAGTCACAGGTATTGCGAATTCCACTGTGGTTTGTTGCCTACCTTATAGCTGAAGGAAAGGCTTGATTTCAgttagaaatgagagaaaataaaatcttttcataTCCAAGTGCCTGCTGGATGTTGGTGTGGGGAGCCGGGCTGGGGTTCCAGGAAATCAGATTTCAGGAAGAGAACTTGCTTGCAGAGGGGAGCTAGGGAGTGTATGTGGTTGGCCAAGAGGGCAGATGGGGAAGTTCTGAACGAATCTCTTCTCTCCTGGAGGGCCCGAGTGTTCATCCTGACCCCTCACCCCAAGGGATTGAGAGTGGGCTCCATAGTCCTCGGTTGGGCCGCAGCCCCCATACTCCCTGTCCCACCCTAGGACCTAGGCCACCGCACAGGCTCCCTGCCCAGAGCTGCTTGCTTCCCCCAAGCAGCACTCGCTATCATCTCCCGGACCATTAGCCATTAGCCGACATAACCTTGACCCGGCACAGCCTCTGCAAATGAGGGGGCGCGCCGGGGGCGCAGGGCCTGACCCGCAGCGGCGCGCTGTGACCAGTCATGCGGCTGCCCTCTTAGACACCGTTCCGCCCACGCGGCCGCCGGGCTTAAAAGGCCAGACCCGAGAGACGGCCGCAGTCCCCGGCCCGGAGACCAGCGCGTCTGCACCATGGCAGGTTCCAGCCTCGCCTGCTGCCTGCTCGGCCTCCTGGCGTTGACCTCCGCCTGCTACATTCAGAACTGCCCCCTGGGCGGCAAACGCGCGGTGCTGGACCTCGACGTGCGCACGGTGAGAGCCCCGCCCTCGACCCGTGGCGCTCCGGGCTGCCCGGCCCGCTGCCACAGGGTCTCCCCCGCCGCCCCCTTTCCCGCGCTGACCGCGTACCGGCCCCACCTAGCCTGGGAATCGAGGGAGCGGAGGAGCTTTTGACTGCCCTCCTTCGACCGCTTTTGAGCCCAAAGAGAGAGCCAGGGAGACCCGCCACCTCCCGCGCTCCTCCGGCCGCCCTCGCCCGCCCGGCTCAGCCCCCCGCCCCACAGGGTCTCCCTCCCCGGCCGCTCCCCTCCCGCCCCCTGCTCATCCCTTCCCTCCCACCAGTGTCTCCCCTGCGGCCCCGGGGGCAAAGGCCGCTGCTTCGGGCCCAGCATCTGCTGCGGGGACGAGCTGGGCTGCTTCGTGGGCACGGCCGAGGCGCTGCGCTGCCAAGAGGAGAACTACCTGCCGTCGCCCTGCCAGTCCGGCCAGAAGCCCTGCGGGAGCGGGGGCCGCTGCGCCGCCGCCGGCATCTGCTGCAGCCCGGGTGAGTCGGGCAGGGGTCGAGACGGGACCGGGGCTCCAGGACCAGGCGGGCTGGGCCAGGGCGGCCCTGACTCGGCGTCTCTCTGTGCAGACGGCTGCCACGAGGACCCCGCCTGCGACCCTGAGGCCGCCTTCTCCCAGCACTGAGACCGGCCGGCCCCCGATACCGTCGGAGCGCAGCCCTCACTCCCTCTGTAATCATCCCCAGGAATTATGACAATGAAATAAAGCCggttttttccccctccaacAAGCCTCGCATCTGAGTGTCAGAACGGGGAGGGGAGGGCTTTGGGGGAATCGAAGATCCTCGGCTCTCGGCGCTTCAAACGGAATTAGAGCCGCGGTCCAGGGTGCCATCCTATAGGGGTGGATGGAGAAAGGGGTTGGGGGTACTACACAGCGGGCTCCCAGGGAGATGGAAACAGCCCCCAGTTTCCAACTCCAAACAGGCTGGACATGGGCggaacctggtggctcagacggtaaagagtttgcccgcaatgcgggagacccgagttcgatccctgggttgggaagataccctagcgaagaagtggcaacccactccagtattcttgcttggaaaatcccatagacgaaggagcctggctggctacagtccatggggtcgcaaagcgtcggacacgactcagcgacttcactttctttcactttctgaggTCTAAAGGAAGAGTTGGGCAGACAACGACAAGGGTCTGACAGGGGACCAGAGGAAGGGCTGGCGGTCAGTCAGGGAGAGTGAGATTTCTTGACATCTGGATGCAGGCTTGAGCTACACTAGAAGGCtagccgggggcgggggcgggggcgggggcggggcgaaggtgggggaggcgggggcggggcgaaggtgggggaggcgggggcggggcgaaGGTGGGGGAGGAGCTTGGCGGGGGGCAGCTGAAGGGCTTTCCGGTTTCAAGGAGCTGGCCTCTCAGGCCATAGGAGGCAGCCGGTACTCTCAGAAGGGGTGGTGGTCAAgaggggctgggctggaagaccCTGGGTCCCCAGTGTTGTGAGGAAGCCAGGCGCCCTGCTCCTGCCTGTGCAGTAAAGGACTGTGACAGCACTGGGGACCCTGCACGACAGGGGTTCCTGAGAGCCCGTAGCCTCAGAAATGACCACAAAAGCAGAAGACATGAACAGAGAGATGCTTGCATCCTGTGCTTTCCATCTGTTCCTGGACTGAAGACCATTTTGGAGAATTTGTAAAAGCCTAACCTCTCTCCCCCAGAAAGTGTCTCCCCTTCACTTACTCGTGCTGTGGGACCAACGATTTCAGAAGGTGCACACCCACTCCAAATAAAACAGAAGCCTGTCTCACTCTGTTCAGTTCCGTTCCGTTCCGTTCcgttcagtagttcagtcatgtcctactctttgcaaccccatggactgcaacatgccaggcttccctgtccatcaccaactcccagaacttgctcaaactcatgtctatcaaacCGGTgaggccatctcatcctctgtcgtccccttctcctcccgccttcaatctttcccagcatcagggtcttttatttcaaatcctagcagtaatacagagaaaaggaaagtaatttagtacaaaataacattattttaatatgtagCTAAACAGATCAGGCTATACTGGGTGACACACACAATAAGGTCATCTCATGGTTATGCCTTCTTATAACAAATGCAGTAAAAAGAGATTGGAACCCATTCTCTACAAGACATTCAGGAAAATAAGACGGCTGAAGCACCATGAAAATCAGTATTCTCTTTTGTACCTTAAAAAAAGATGGACTCAAATATCAATGAATCACTCACACAGAATGTATTCATGGGACACCTGGGGAAATTTGAACAGTGCCTGAATATttgataataatatattttattgaatttgggCTTGGGGCCTGCATGTGTGTGGTAATAGTCTATAGTCATATCTTAAAGAAAAGTCCCTctctggaagcaacctaaatctctatcaacagaggaatggataaagaagatatgatacatatatgcaatggaatattactcagctataaaaaaaataatgaaattgtgtcattcgcagcaacatggacggacctagagattgtcatactgagtgaagtaagtcagacagagaaaaacaaatgttgtatcacatcacttatgtgtggaatctagaaaaatgatacagatgaatatATTtgcaagcagaaatagagacagagacatagataacaaatgtatggacaccaaaggGAAAATGGGGGGGAATGAATTAGGAGATcgggattgacatatgtacactattatgtataaaatagataattaatgagagcctactgtatggcacaggg
The Bos indicus x Bos taurus breed Angus x Brahman F1 hybrid chromosome 13, Bos_hybrid_MaternalHap_v2.0, whole genome shotgun sequence genome window above contains:
- the OXT gene encoding oxytocin-neurophysin 1 — translated: MAGSSLACCLLGLLALTSACYIQNCPLGGKRAVLDLDVRTCLPCGPGGKGRCFGPSICCGDELGCFVGTAEALRCQEENYLPSPCQSGQKPCGSGGRCAAAGICCSPDGCHEDPACDPEAAFSQH